From a single Vibrio toranzoniae genomic region:
- the mutL gene encoding DNA mismatch repair endonuclease MutL: MTIKILPARLANQIAAGEVVERPASVVKELVENSLDSGATRIDIDIEKGGAKMIRVRDNGKGIVKDELALALSRHATSKIHTLDDLEAIVSLGFRGEALASISSVARLTMTSRPATQDQAWAAHSEGREMQVKLQPAAHPIGTSVEVLDLFFNTPARRKFLRTEKTEFTHIDELLKRIALSRFDVTINLRHNGKMIRQYRAAKTDVQAEKRIAAVCGNAFVRHMLKIELEHQGLKLHGWITTPEGARQQSDLQYCYVNGRMMRDKLINHAIRQSYETSLRPDQFATYVLFIELDPHQVDVNVHPAKHEVRFHQARLVHDFIYQALSDGLAQSKQIDAAPINQSAFHQLDVDHYQQDGVVSESSDATNVSEQEDTVPADSEQNLVSERVRQAIEQTPAYPRKSEPERASNRSQDRVNDGGQDYASSTSSSSSTSPNSSTNVSSSTHLSSLERETNFTGSPRQEWIESRPAPKKEKESHQHHADPAPSKREVKAYKELLKTPDFDEQAVVDRQVVVDRSEANVAPLQRNPISNKPDDIKPVDTKPRAPVTDLGKAVTVVERQYLVMGNKNGCVLVSLAKAELLRVIGQMDTQSGPLKSQPLLVPLSIKLGSELVEVAKALSQTLTLLGIELKARNSETVMVMGVPSPLRQQNLQILIPDLLSYAASINGQIVEHHAANVVNDLLPSLASWIGIQTAQVKSDYTLSEAVQLVGELEQLWHGLLPLDDPEFVHPIDFSATIAAFSV; the protein is encoded by the coding sequence ATGACGATCAAAATACTGCCAGCTCGGTTAGCTAACCAAATCGCAGCGGGTGAAGTGGTAGAAAGGCCTGCCTCTGTTGTCAAAGAGTTGGTAGAGAACAGTTTGGATTCAGGTGCCACACGTATCGATATCGATATCGAGAAAGGTGGCGCCAAGATGATCCGCGTTCGTGACAATGGCAAGGGGATCGTTAAAGATGAGCTTGCGTTGGCATTGAGCCGTCATGCTACCTCCAAAATCCATACCCTTGATGACCTTGAGGCGATCGTCAGCCTTGGTTTTCGTGGTGAAGCGTTGGCGAGTATTAGCTCTGTCGCACGCTTAACCATGACCTCTCGCCCTGCAACTCAAGATCAAGCTTGGGCTGCACACAGTGAAGGGCGAGAGATGCAGGTTAAACTGCAGCCTGCTGCGCACCCTATTGGTACCTCGGTTGAGGTGTTGGATCTGTTCTTCAATACACCAGCACGGCGCAAGTTCTTACGTACCGAGAAAACCGAATTTACTCATATTGATGAACTGCTTAAGCGAATTGCGCTAAGCCGCTTTGATGTGACGATCAACCTGCGTCACAACGGCAAGATGATTCGTCAGTACCGTGCGGCCAAAACCGATGTTCAGGCTGAAAAGCGTATTGCAGCCGTGTGTGGTAATGCTTTTGTCCGTCATATGCTTAAGATTGAGCTCGAACATCAAGGGTTGAAACTTCATGGCTGGATCACCACGCCTGAAGGAGCAAGGCAGCAAAGCGATCTGCAATACTGCTATGTGAACGGCCGTATGATGCGCGACAAATTGATCAACCATGCAATCCGTCAAAGCTATGAAACTAGCCTTCGACCAGACCAATTTGCGACGTATGTGTTGTTCATTGAGCTAGACCCGCATCAAGTCGACGTGAATGTGCACCCTGCCAAGCATGAAGTGCGTTTCCATCAAGCACGCCTTGTGCATGATTTTATTTACCAAGCATTGAGTGATGGTCTTGCGCAAAGTAAACAGATCGACGCTGCGCCAATTAATCAGTCGGCTTTTCATCAATTAGACGTCGATCATTATCAGCAAGATGGTGTTGTTTCTGAATCTAGCGATGCGACCAATGTTTCCGAACAAGAAGACACTGTGCCTGCCGATTCAGAGCAAAACTTAGTGTCAGAAAGGGTGCGACAGGCTATTGAGCAAACGCCAGCTTACCCAAGAAAATCAGAACCTGAACGAGCTTCTAATCGGTCTCAAGATCGTGTTAATGACGGCGGGCAAGACTATGCTTCATCAACTAGCTCCAGTTCATCAACCAGCCCAAATTCATCAACTAACGTAAGCTCGTCCACTCACCTCAGCTCGCTTGAGCGTGAAACCAATTTTACAGGCTCTCCTCGTCAAGAATGGATAGAGTCTCGCCCTGCACCGAAGAAAGAAAAAGAGTCGCACCAACACCATGCTGATCCCGCGCCTTCTAAGCGCGAAGTGAAAGCTTACAAAGAGCTTCTAAAAACCCCTGATTTTGATGAACAAGCCGTTGTGGATAGGCAAGTCGTTGTGGATAGATCAGAGGCAAACGTTGCGCCTTTGCAGAGGAATCCGATTTCGAATAAGCCTGACGATATTAAGCCCGTTGATACGAAACCAAGAGCTCCGGTAACTGACTTGGGGAAGGCGGTTACCGTTGTAGAGCGTCAGTACCTCGTGATGGGCAATAAAAATGGCTGTGTATTGGTTTCTTTGGCCAAGGCTGAGTTGTTGCGTGTTATTGGTCAAATGGATACTCAAAGTGGACCGTTGAAAAGCCAACCGTTGTTAGTGCCTTTATCTATTAAGCTTGGTAGTGAACTTGTCGAGGTGGCGAAAGCATTAAGCCAAACACTGACGTTACTTGGTATTGAGCTTAAGGCTCGCAACAGTGAGACGGTGATGGTGATGGGCGTGCCTTCGCCCTTGAGACAGCAAAACTTACAAATTTTGATCCCAGATCTGTTATCTTACGCGGCTTCAATAAACGGCCAGATTGTAGAGCATCACGCGGCTAACGTTGTTAACGACCTGTTGCCATCACTGGCTTCCTGGATCGGGATTCAAACCGCGCAAGTAAAAAGCGACTACACTTTATCTGAAGCGGTTCAGCTCGTTGGGGAACTTGAACAGCTTTGGCATGGTCTACTTCCATTAGATGATCCAGAGTTTGTTCATCCTATCGATTTTTCAGCGACCATAGCCGCGTTTTCGGTTTAA
- the miaA gene encoding tRNA (adenosine(37)-N6)-dimethylallyltransferase MiaA, with translation MTEKLPLALFLMGPTASGKTELAIRLRQKFPVEIISVDSALIYKDMDIGTAKPDAEELALAPHRLIDILDPSEAYSAADFRRDAINEMNKIVAEGKIPLLVGGTMLYYKALLEGLSPLPAADPEIRQQIEAESIEQGWQALHDQLREIDPVSAERIHRNDPQRLSRALEVYRISGKTLTELTQTKGDSLPFRVKQFAIAPKERTELHRRIELRFEKMIEAGFEEEMKALYARKDLHPELPSIRCVGYRQMWDYLDGNCDLDEAVFRGVCATRQLAKRQITWLRSWDDLTWLDSENIEQALETLSDAIASD, from the coding sequence ATGACTGAAAAATTACCTTTAGCGTTGTTTTTAATGGGCCCAACGGCATCAGGAAAAACAGAGTTAGCTATCCGCTTACGTCAGAAATTCCCAGTAGAGATCATCAGTGTCGATTCGGCATTGATCTACAAAGATATGGATATTGGCACCGCTAAACCGGATGCGGAAGAGCTCGCGCTTGCGCCTCATCGCTTGATTGATATTCTGGATCCCAGCGAAGCGTATTCGGCGGCAGATTTTCGTCGTGATGCGATCAATGAAATGAATAAGATTGTCGCGGAAGGGAAAATCCCGTTACTGGTCGGTGGCACAATGCTGTATTACAAGGCCCTGTTGGAAGGTTTATCGCCATTACCTGCCGCGGATCCAGAGATTCGTCAGCAAATTGAAGCGGAATCTATCGAGCAAGGCTGGCAAGCACTACATGATCAATTAAGAGAGATAGATCCCGTCTCCGCTGAAAGAATACACCGAAATGATCCACAAAGGCTTTCAAGGGCATTGGAAGTTTATCGAATTTCGGGTAAAACATTAACTGAGCTCACTCAAACGAAAGGCGATAGCCTGCCATTTCGTGTAAAACAATTTGCTATAGCTCCCAAGGAAAGGACTGAACTCCATCGCCGTATTGAGCTGCGTTTTGAGAAGATGATAGAAGCGGGTTTTGAAGAGGAAATGAAGGCGCTGTACGCCAGAAAAGATCTTCACCCAGAGCTCCCATCGATCCGATGCGTTGGTTATAGGCAGATGTGGGATTATTTAGACGGGAATTGTGATTTAGACGAAGCGGTTTTCCGTGGTGTCTGTGCAACCCGTCAGTTGGCCAAGCGACAAATCACCTGGTTGCGCAGTTGGGATGATTTAACTTGGTTAGATAGCGAAAACATTGAACAAGCGTTAGAAACTCTTTCAGATGCAATAGCATCTGATTAG
- the hfq gene encoding RNA chaperone Hfq, whose product MAKGQSLQDPFLNALRRERIPVSIYLVNGIKLQGQIESFDQFVILLKNTVNQMVYKHAISTVVPARAVSHHNGEQRAPSDRPEKTED is encoded by the coding sequence ATGGCTAAGGGGCAATCGCTACAAGACCCATTCCTAAATGCACTCCGTCGTGAGCGCATTCCTGTCTCTATCTATCTTGTTAACGGCATTAAGCTGCAAGGTCAGATCGAGTCTTTCGATCAATTTGTGATCTTATTGAAGAACACAGTAAACCAGATGGTTTATAAGCATGCGATTTCTACTGTGGTTCCTGCTCGTGCGGTTAGTCACCACAACGGCGAGCAACGTGCGCCATCTGATCGTCCAGAGAAAACTGAAGATTAA